The Spirochaetota bacterium genomic interval ACCGGTAGAGGTATTTGTCGCAATACTCGGGGCCAGCAATCTTACCTATGTGGAAGCGGCCATGACCCAGCAGAAACACGATTTCATCAACGTGAATGTCAACGCTCTTCACTACCTGGGCGGCGTTCCGCGGGCCATCGTTCCCGATTGCCTCAAGTCAGGCGTGGCAAAGGGCGACAAGTATGAGCCGGAAATCAATCCGGAATATTATGATTTTGCCCGCCATTACGGCACCACCATCCTGCCCGCACGGCCGTACAAGCCCCGCGACAAGGCGATGGTGGAAGGAGCGGTGAAGATCGTGTATACATGGATCTACGCGCGCCTGAGAGACCGTATTTTTTATTCCCTTGAGGAATTGAATCGAGCGATTCGGGAAGAGCTGGAACACTACAACAGCCGGAAGATGCAGCGGTACGGGCAAAGCAGACGGGAATTGTTCGAGGAGATTGAAAAAGCGGCCCTCCAGGGGCTCCCGGGAGAACGTTATGAGATCAGGGAGTACAAACAACTTAAGGCCCAGTTCAACTATCATGTTTATCTGTCGGTGGACAAACACTATTACAGCGTGCCGTACCGGTTCCGGGGAAAGCAGATTGACATGCTTTTTACAGCTTCCGCGGTGGAATTGTACCACAACAATGTTCGTATCGCCTTCCACAAGCGGGACCGTGCGAAATACGGCTATACGACCGTTCAGGAGCATATGCCGCCGAACCATCAGTGGCGCGACGACTGGAACGCTGAAAAACTCATCGGGTGGGCGGAATCGATCGGTAACGAAGTCAAGACGGTCGTTGAGGAAGTTCTTGCTTCCCGCCAGCACCCGGAGCAGGGATACAAAACCTGTCTGGGCATATTGAATCTTACGAAATCTTACGAGAACGTGCGGCTGGCAAACGCCTGCCGTCGCGCTATTGAGTATGAGCGGTATTCGTATCGCATGATTAAAAATATCCTACAGAACAACATGGATGCGCGCGTAGAAGAGCCCACGCTCTTCGACAGGACCGTGCCGCTCCATGAAAACATCAGGGGACGTGATTACTATGCACAGGAGGAAGCATGAACAATCAGGCAACAACAGAGAAGATGAAGGAGATGAAGCTGGACGGCATGTACCGGGCTTTCAAGGAAACGTTTGGAAGCTCCCTTCATGAGAGCCTCATGCCCGACGAGCTGATAGCCCATCTTATCGATGCTGAATGGGACTGGCGCTACAATCGCAAACTGGAGCGGCTTATCAAGAAGGCATCGTTCCGCTACCGGGCCAGGATGGAAGAGATCGATTTTTCTTCCGGGCGAAACATCGATAAAAACACGCTTCTCAGGCTCGCCGGCTGCGAGTGGATCAACAAGGCGGAAAATCTGATCATCACCGGGGCAACCGGCGCGGGGAAAAGCTTCATAACCTGCGCCCTCGGCCACGCGGCCTGCACCCACAAGTTGAGCGTGAGGTATGCCAACTGTATGAAGCTCTTTGCCCATCTCAAGATCGCGAAAGCAGATGGTTCGTATCTGCGTGAGATGAAACATCTTCAGAAGCAGGACCTGATCATTATCGATGATTTCGGCCTCAAACCACTCGACGCGGAGAATCGGCTTGTTTTGCTCGAACTTATGGAGGACCGGTACGGTCTGAAATCTACGATCATTTCGTCTCAGGTCCCGGTTAACAAGTGGTTCGATATCATCGGCGATCCGACCATTGCCGACGCCATCTGCGATCGGCTGGTCCATAATGCACACACCATGAATTTAAAGGGGGGATCAATGAGAAAAGCTCATGCAAAAAATTCTGGACGAAACCTGCCACATCGAGATTAGCTTGTCAGTGGATTGGTA includes:
- the istA gene encoding IS21 family transposase, with amino-acid sequence MRKVREILRLHEECGLSLRKTAQALSLSRPVTNEYYSKCKQQGLTYETIKEMPDDELVRMMQTEPRIVDERYIKLAGRFEYYARELTRVGVTRQLLWEEYRREEPDRYGYSQFCWHFQSWEKSQELSMHMEHKVGDKMFVDFAGKKLAITDRTTGIVRPVEVFVAILGASNLTYVEAAMTQQKHDFINVNVNALHYLGGVPRAIVPDCLKSGVAKGDKYEPEINPEYYDFARHYGTTILPARPYKPRDKAMVEGAVKIVYTWIYARLRDRIFYSLEELNRAIREELEHYNSRKMQRYGQSRRELFEEIEKAALQGLPGERYEIREYKQLKAQFNYHVYLSVDKHYYSVPYRFRGKQIDMLFTASAVELYHNNVRIAFHKRDRAKYGYTTVQEHMPPNHQWRDDWNAEKLIGWAESIGNEVKTVVEEVLASRQHPEQGYKTCLGILNLTKSYENVRLANACRRAIEYERYSYRMIKNILQNNMDARVEEPTLFDRTVPLHENIRGRDYYAQEEA
- the istB gene encoding IS21-like element helper ATPase IstB, encoding MNNQATTEKMKEMKLDGMYRAFKETFGSSLHESLMPDELIAHLIDAEWDWRYNRKLERLIKKASFRYRARMEEIDFSSGRNIDKNTLLRLAGCEWINKAENLIITGATGAGKSFITCALGHAACTHKLSVRYANCMKLFAHLKIAKADGSYLREMKHLQKQDLIIIDDFGLKPLDAENRLVLLELMEDRYGLKSTIISSQVPVNKWFDIIGDPTIADAICDRLVHNAHTMNLKGGSMRKAHAKNSGRNLPHRD